From a region of the Candidatus Limnocylindrales bacterium genome:
- a CDS encoding amidohydrolase family protein, whose amino-acid sequence MSETVLFRGGRIHSMIDREPAAQALVVHDGRILAIGSDEDMRSAAGAGAGVVDLAGATLLPGFIDTHPHLFHFSVLEYPLVRLWDAVSHDDIARRIRERAATTAAGEWIMATPVGEPHYFLRRSWRDLAEHVLPDRHVLDKAAPDNPVWLQAWGPTTPNICVFNTAALALLGLLDRSTPDRISNVWIEKDAHGDPTGRLSGPVNTYYTGDPFMDELLGRLPLLNPEIAFPATLQGVADYHRMGVTAIYEGHVMGEAEIGVFRMLRDSDQLRMRVMTSLESQQYAMPWHGPIGDEEFLANLAAAAAMTSRDDDLLRHDGVTLSRGGPLSPGFLRMREPYIGPYGELTRGREFVPAHRETLAMEYCAAHDVRFNFIGAGYADHDDFLARAEAFAATTPIAHRRWILQHNYLCTPEHARRYAALGFCVTTSMSFSCGKGDLFERRIGAHVWRDLIPLKRLLRAGLLVSAGSDWGPKNIFEHIALAQTHEFWGSGRRNDDDDHKVDRIEAVRMWTRDAARVLGWDGIGTLAPGSHADLLIVDRDITDEAACPTDQIASTRVLRTLLGGETVYDAGVL is encoded by the coding sequence GTGAGCGAGACGGTGCTGTTTCGCGGTGGCCGCATCCATTCGATGATCGACCGCGAGCCGGCGGCGCAGGCGCTGGTCGTGCACGACGGCCGCATCCTGGCCATCGGCAGCGACGAGGACATGCGGAGCGCGGCCGGGGCCGGGGCCGGCGTCGTCGATCTTGCCGGCGCCACGCTGCTGCCGGGCTTCATCGACACGCACCCGCACCTGTTCCACTTCAGCGTCCTCGAATACCCGCTTGTCAGGCTGTGGGACGCGGTGTCGCACGACGACATCGCCCGGCGCATCCGCGAGCGCGCCGCCACGACGGCGGCCGGTGAATGGATCATGGCCACGCCCGTGGGCGAGCCGCACTACTTTCTTCGCCGCTCCTGGCGCGATCTTGCCGAGCACGTGCTTCCCGACCGCCACGTCCTCGACAAGGCCGCACCCGACAACCCGGTGTGGCTGCAGGCGTGGGGGCCGACGACACCCAACATCTGCGTCTTCAACACCGCGGCGCTGGCGCTTCTCGGCCTGCTCGACCGCTCCACGCCCGACCGCATCAGCAACGTCTGGATCGAGAAGGATGCGCACGGCGATCCGACCGGACGCCTGAGCGGCCCGGTCAACACCTACTACACCGGCGATCCGTTCATGGACGAGTTGCTCGGCAGGCTGCCGCTGCTGAACCCGGAAATCGCCTTCCCCGCGACGCTGCAGGGCGTGGCCGACTATCACCGCATGGGCGTGACCGCGATCTACGAAGGCCACGTCATGGGCGAGGCCGAGATCGGCGTCTTCCGGATGCTGCGCGACAGCGACCAGCTTCGCATGCGCGTGATGACGTCGCTCGAGTCGCAGCAGTACGCGATGCCGTGGCACGGACCGATCGGCGACGAGGAGTTTCTCGCCAACCTCGCCGCCGCCGCAGCGATGACCTCCCGTGACGACGACCTGCTGCGCCACGACGGCGTGACGCTGTCGCGCGGCGGGCCGCTGTCGCCCGGCTTCCTGCGCATGCGCGAGCCGTACATCGGCCCATACGGCGAGCTGACGCGCGGCCGCGAGTTCGTGCCGGCGCATCGCGAGACGCTGGCGATGGAATACTGCGCGGCGCACGACGTGCGATTCAACTTCATCGGCGCCGGCTACGCCGACCACGACGACTTCCTGGCGCGCGCCGAAGCGTTCGCCGCGACCACGCCGATCGCCCACCGCCGCTGGATCCTGCAGCACAACTACCTCTGCACGCCCGAGCACGCGCGGCGCTACGCCGCACTCGGCTTCTGCGTGACGACATCGATGTCGTTCTCGTGCGGCAAGGGCGACCTGTTCGAGCGCCGCATCGGCGCGCACGTCTGGCGCGACCTGATTCCGCTCAAGCGCCTGCTGCGCGCCGGACTGCTGGTCTCGGCCGGCAGCGACTGGGGACCCAAGAACATCTTCGAGCACATCGCGCTGGCGCAGACGCACGAGTTCTGGGGAAGCGGCCGGCGCAACGACGACGACGATCACAAGGTGGACCGCATCGAGGCCGTGCGGATGTGGACGCGTGATGCGGCGCGGGTGCTTGGCTGGGACGGCATCGGCACGCTGGCGCCGGGCAGCCACGCCGACCTGCTCATCGTCGACCGCGACATCACGGACGAGGCGGCGTGCCCGACCGACCAGATCGCGTCCACTCGCGTGCTGCGAACGCTGCTCGGCGGAGAAACCGTCTACGACGCCGGCGTATTGTGA
- a CDS encoding DUF4215 domain-containing protein — protein sequence MAAAVLAVAPAVAGAASAIGKEYPIGDRAVPDRGWWEGCIASDGTGSALVVFASDGPGPEPVEFELALQRYDAEGDETGAPIPLSEEPISPSSYRLECSPDGWIVAQWRDAGGCSMHRTVAPDDTIPARPAVAVPDDCRIRASFAIDDDGGVIAAWPQALPSLGTHIRARGFDGQGQPLAEGFVISELEAGWRLQPKVAIDADGRAMVTWLGQRASPHHAEPVFGRFVRRNGSAKGSILQITSFEFGNNEDVAIASAGGGVFEVTWTNVLQGGRIARKVSASLDASSVLAPEAGAGEAATAPKDAPAFGAPRFVDSHFADHGPRGVTAITDDIVRGAGQSWLVSGRARAYWRSADDSRSWTGPSLAAEPGRTQAFASNGAGAAVWLQVRQNGIWISRSTTDAVTWSEPLHLPSPAQASGWSPRAADVATAGGTWVAAVASYGGVAIMRSFDHGKSWSAPKIIGDAGESGSNGFDLSTDGNGTWIVALADTGIRFLRSTDDGKSWSVLPLAASDSFCVAGCGNAWRHSRIGLTASDDVWMAVFSSARVKSAIHGHDGDIFAVRSTDGGATWSQPMRVNAYARQDASPDSAPSVATDGSGRWTVAWTSHHPVGDGDDLDADIVVATSTDDGASWSAPAPLREEMTTDGAADSDVLLAQHAGTWLSVWQRRPFTPSAGSFEEHLVVAAADATCANEQLDVGESCDDGNSVSGDGCDSDCTTTGCGNGIVSDGEECDDGNRNDADECVAGCRRPRCGDGIVSPFESCDDGNQVDTDECPNTCGAMAFCGDGSLWHGHEECDSGGVSTATCTPDCKLARCGDGHLAPRIEACDDGNSVDDDACPTDCSEATCGDGTTSLGFEECDREDAMYAGVCTDDCRLITLCGDANGDRQVTAADARQILATAVGLPRSCPRRACDMDGSGSILVSDAQIDLRKAVGLPVGEKCSIGTGDIVFWIDETRPIGSFQIAVEYAGTGGDFAGSGGQVQCRALIGEPAMISAFNDDEEIGVLHAGFVSLDTFSGRTDLFSCRFDMPEERAGVHFLIRVIDVAGPDFEQLTPVPLMGYRVE from the coding sequence GTGGCCGCGGCAGTCCTCGCGGTTGCTCCCGCGGTGGCCGGCGCGGCTTCGGCCATTGGCAAGGAATATCCGATCGGCGACCGTGCGGTGCCTGACCGCGGCTGGTGGGAGGGCTGCATCGCATCCGATGGCACCGGCAGCGCCCTCGTCGTCTTCGCCAGCGATGGTCCCGGCCCGGAGCCGGTCGAGTTTGAGCTGGCTCTGCAGCGATACGACGCCGAGGGTGACGAGACGGGCGCGCCGATCCCGCTCAGCGAAGAGCCGATTTCGCCTTCCAGCTATCGCCTCGAGTGCAGCCCCGACGGCTGGATCGTCGCGCAGTGGCGCGATGCCGGAGGCTGCTCGATGCACCGCACCGTCGCGCCCGACGACACGATTCCGGCGCGGCCTGCGGTCGCCGTCCCCGACGACTGCCGGATCCGCGCCAGCTTCGCCATCGACGACGATGGCGGCGTGATCGCCGCCTGGCCTCAGGCTCTGCCGAGCCTCGGCACGCACATTCGGGCGCGCGGGTTCGACGGGCAGGGACAGCCGCTCGCGGAAGGATTCGTGATCAGCGAGCTGGAAGCGGGGTGGCGGCTGCAGCCGAAGGTTGCCATCGACGCCGACGGCCGCGCGATGGTGACGTGGCTGGGGCAGCGCGCGAGCCCGCACCATGCCGAGCCGGTCTTCGGGCGATTCGTGCGCAGGAACGGCAGCGCCAAGGGCTCGATCCTGCAGATCACGAGCTTCGAGTTCGGCAACAATGAGGACGTCGCCATCGCTTCCGCCGGCGGCGGCGTGTTCGAGGTGACGTGGACGAACGTTCTGCAGGGCGGCCGTATCGCCAGGAAGGTTTCGGCGAGCCTGGATGCATCTTCGGTGCTCGCGCCCGAAGCCGGCGCCGGTGAAGCGGCCACGGCGCCGAAGGACGCGCCGGCCTTCGGTGCGCCTCGCTTCGTCGACAGCCATTTCGCCGACCACGGCCCTCGCGGCGTCACCGCCATCACCGACGACATCGTGCGCGGCGCCGGACAGAGCTGGCTCGTGTCGGGCCGCGCACGCGCGTACTGGCGCAGCGCCGACGACAGCCGTTCGTGGACCGGGCCGTCGCTGGCGGCCGAACCGGGGCGCACGCAGGCGTTCGCGTCCAATGGCGCCGGCGCCGCGGTGTGGCTGCAGGTGCGGCAGAACGGCATCTGGATCTCGCGCTCGACCACCGACGCGGTCACCTGGAGCGAGCCGTTGCATCTGCCCTCTCCGGCGCAGGCCAGCGGCTGGAGCCCGCGAGCGGCCGACGTGGCCACGGCCGGCGGGACGTGGGTCGCCGCCGTAGCGTCGTATGGCGGCGTGGCCATCATGCGCTCCTTCGACCACGGCAAGAGCTGGAGCGCGCCCAAGATCATCGGCGACGCCGGCGAGAGCGGCAGCAATGGCTTCGACCTGTCCACCGACGGGAACGGTACGTGGATCGTCGCGCTTGCCGACACCGGGATTCGCTTCCTTCGCTCGACCGACGACGGCAAGAGCTGGAGCGTGCTGCCGCTGGCGGCGTCCGACAGCTTCTGTGTGGCGGGGTGCGGCAACGCCTGGCGCCATTCGCGGATCGGGCTGACGGCCAGCGATGACGTCTGGATGGCCGTGTTCAGCTCCGCGCGCGTCAAGAGCGCCATCCACGGCCACGACGGGGACATCTTCGCGGTGCGTTCCACCGACGGCGGCGCGACCTGGTCGCAGCCGATGCGCGTCAACGCCTACGCCAGGCAGGATGCGTCTCCCGATTCGGCGCCCTCGGTGGCGACCGACGGAAGCGGACGCTGGACGGTCGCATGGACCTCGCATCATCCCGTCGGCGATGGCGACGACCTGGACGCCGACATCGTCGTTGCCACCTCGACCGACGACGGCGCGAGCTGGAGCGCGCCGGCGCCGCTGCGCGAGGAAATGACGACGGATGGGGCTGCGGACTCGGACGTCCTGTTGGCGCAGCACGCAGGCACGTGGCTGAGCGTGTGGCAGCGGCGTCCGTTCACGCCCTCGGCCGGCAGCTTCGAGGAGCACCTTGTCGTGGCTGCGGCCGACGCGACCTGCGCCAACGAGCAGCTGGACGTCGGCGAGAGCTGCGACGACGGCAACTCCGTCAGCGGCGACGGCTGCGACTCCGATTGCACGACCACCGGATGCGGCAACGGCATCGTCAGCGACGGCGAGGAGTGCGATGACGGCAATCGCAACGACGCCGACGAATGCGTGGCCGGCTGCCGGCGCCCGCGCTGCGGCGACGGAATCGTTTCGCCCTTCGAAAGCTGCGACGACGGCAACCAGGTCGACACCGACGAATGTCCGAACACCTGCGGCGCCATGGCTTTCTGCGGCGACGGCAGCCTCTGGCATGGGCACGAGGAATGCGACAGCGGCGGCGTCTCCACCGCGACCTGCACGCCCGACTGCAAGCTGGCGCGCTGCGGCGACGGCCATCTGGCTCCTCGCATCGAAGCCTGCGACGACGGCAACAGCGTCGACGACGACGCCTGTCCCACCGACTGCTCGGAGGCCACGTGCGGCGACGGGACGACCAGCCTCGGCTTCGAAGAGTGCGACCGCGAGGATGCCATGTATGCGGGCGTGTGCACGGACGACTGCCGGCTGATCACGCTCTGCGGGGATGCCAACGGAGATCGGCAGGTGACGGCGGCCGACGCTCGACAGATCCTGGCCACGGCGGTCGGACTTCCCAGAAGCTGCCCGCGACGCGCCTGCGACATGGACGGCAGCGGAAGCATTCTCGTCAGCGACGCGCAGATCGATCTGCGCAAGGCCGTCGGGCTGCCGGTCGGAGAGAAGTGCTCGATCGGCACCGGCGACATCGTGTTCTGGATCGACGAGACGCGGCCGATCGGTTCGTTCCAGATCGCGGTCGAGTATGCCGGCACCGGCGGAGATTTCGCCGGCTCAGGAGGCCAGGTCCAGTGCAGGGCCCTGATCGGGGAGCCGGCCATGATCTCGGCCTTCAACGACGACGAGGAGATCGGGGTGCTCCACGCCGGCTTCGTGTCCCTGGACACCTTCAGCGGCCGCACGGACCTGTTTTCCTGCCGCTTCGACATGCCGGAGGAGCGCGCAGGCGTCCACTTCCTGATCCGCGTGATCGACGTGGCAGGGCCGGACTTCGAGCAGCTGACGCCGGTGCCGCTGATGGGTTACCGGGTCGAGTGA
- a CDS encoding TetR/AcrR family transcriptional regulator — protein MQTQEAKSPAAKRRRRRLAPDVRRAQLMECALRVFARRGLGEARHAEIADEAGVAVPTVFFYFPTREALVDAVLQEVDRFLIDMALKIHASDAPADKVMLDHIVAFTDSVETHPDHARVWLDWSTAIRDVVWPRYLDFQDRMFDIITTTLQRGQLQGDISRQFDAADQARLLVGSAHMLAQMKFAGQPREKLEQFFRTLVGAVLGPASS, from the coding sequence ATGCAGACTCAGGAAGCGAAGAGCCCTGCCGCCAAGCGCCGGCGTCGGCGGCTGGCGCCGGACGTCCGGCGCGCCCAGCTCATGGAATGTGCGCTGCGCGTGTTCGCCAGGCGCGGTCTTGGCGAGGCGCGGCACGCGGAGATCGCCGATGAAGCCGGCGTGGCCGTTCCCACCGTCTTCTTCTACTTCCCGACCCGCGAAGCGCTCGTCGATGCCGTGCTGCAGGAGGTCGACCGCTTCCTCATCGACATGGCGCTGAAGATCCACGCCAGCGATGCGCCGGCCGACAAGGTGATGCTGGACCACATCGTCGCCTTCACCGACTCGGTCGAGACCCATCCCGACCATGCGCGGGTGTGGCTCGACTGGAGCACCGCGATTCGCGACGTGGTTTGGCCGCGGTATCTGGACTTCCAGGACCGCATGTTCGACATCATCACCACCACGCTGCAACGCGGCCAGCTCCAGGGCGACATCTCGCGCCAGTTCGACGCGGCCGATCAGGCGCGTCTCCTGGTGGGGTCGGCGCACATGCTCGCGCAGATGAAGTTCGCCGGTCAGCCGCGCGAGAAGCTCGAGCAGTTCTTCCGCACACTGGTCGGCGCCGTTCTCGGCCCCGCTTCGTCCTGA
- a CDS encoding hemolysin III family protein: MNESARRFHREEMASTVTHAAGLLASLVGAVILISMAWRSELPLRLTSSLIYCGTLVLVYLSSTLYHAARHPGARTLLQVVDHCAVYLLIAGTYTPLCLLGLGGVAGWSICGFVWLLALFGVLLKLFFGGRMMLLSTATYLAMGWVGVLAARPFLHALSPEAVAYVVAGGLAYTAGTIFFASQRIPYAHALWHVFVLLGSALHYVAIASQVV, translated from the coding sequence ATGAACGAGTCGGCACGACGCTTCCATCGCGAGGAGATGGCGAGCACGGTCACGCACGCGGCCGGGCTGCTTGCCAGCCTCGTCGGCGCCGTCATCCTGATCAGCATGGCCTGGCGCAGCGAGCTGCCGCTGCGGCTGACGAGCTCGCTCATCTACTGCGGCACGCTGGTGCTGGTCTATCTTTCCTCGACCCTGTATCACGCCGCCCGCCATCCCGGCGCGCGCACGCTCTTGCAGGTGGTCGATCATTGCGCCGTCTACCTGCTGATCGCCGGAACGTATACGCCGCTGTGCCTGCTCGGCCTCGGCGGCGTCGCGGGCTGGTCGATCTGCGGGTTCGTGTGGCTGCTGGCACTCTTCGGCGTCCTGCTCAAGCTGTTCTTCGGCGGCCGCATGATGCTGTTGTCCACCGCCACCTACCTAGCCATGGGCTGGGTCGGCGTCCTTGCCGCGCGTCCGTTCCTCCATGCGCTGTCACCGGAGGCGGTGGCGTACGTCGTGGCGGGGGGGCTGGCCTACACGGCGGGCACCATCTTCTTCGCGTCCCAGCGCATCCCGTATGCGCATGCCCTCTGGCATGTGTTCGTCTTGCTGGGCAGCGCTTTGCACTACGTCGCGATCGCTTCGCAGGTCGTCTGA